The DNA segment ggagcctgcttgggattctctttctctcttcctctgcctttcttccccccacccacccccacctctaaaaacaataaaaaagcagCTCAATTGCTAAATAAATCCCTAGGCAAAAATAAAGCTCAGCCTTACAATATCTCTAGGAAAGAGAAGCAACTGGCTGTATCATTAATTGCAACCATTCACTGAGCCCACACTTTGGGCAAGGCACagcgcttagcataacacttctCACAGATTCCACCCATCCTCCTACCCCTCACCTGTCCCTCTAGTTTATGGCTAGCCTCTGATGGCTCCTCCCCTGTGCATCTCCCATGTCTCGATGTCCATTTGCAATCAAATAAGAACTGGCTGGGTTCATCCTGGACTCTGGAAAACATGACCCTGGCTCCTCAATGAGGACACAGTTTGGTGTTAAGACAACAGCCTGTGAAGGGGCCTCCCTGGAGATCCCCAGGCTATGTCCATACCTAGTTCAAGATGGCAGAGCCCACTTATGTGTGGACAGGCAAACTGTCTATGCTATGTGGACCCCCACATACACCTGACCACAGGCCTCTTCCTCAATCTCTTCTACCCACACCTGCCTCTTACCTCCTACTTACACCCCCCTGGACTCCCAAATGAAGACCAGAGCAGGAGGGAAATGGTGAGGCTATAGATTCATTAAAAATAGCaggagatggggcacctgggtggctcagtcggttgggcatccgacttcggctcaggtcatgatctcgcggtgcgtgagttcaagccccacgtcaggctctgtgctgacagctcagagcctggagcctgtttcagattctgtgtctccctctctctctgaacctcccccgttcatgctgtctctccccgtctcaaaaataaataaacgttaaaaaaaaatgtttaaaaaaaaatagcaggagCTCTGTAGTCAGATAGACATAGGTTTAAATTTCactatttttctaaatagctgtgtgacttaggctggtcacttaacctctctgagtctcattttctcATCTCCAAAAGAGGAATTATCTTCTGTACTCTTAATATTTCTGTGAGGATTAGAAACAATATATATGGGTTATGCCCAGTGGCATTCAACCAATGGTAGCATTGTCAGACATAGGTGTGTCCTTTATgctcatttaaagtatatatacattCGGTCCCTAAATTCTTACAACCACCAGTCTGCAAGGTCAGCACACCAGTGGTGTTACTGTGATGAGCTTGGCTGGGTTATAGCTAAGCTCTCCTGCGAGACCTAGACCTTAGTCTCGTGCAGATATGAACATTTTGGCCCCTCTTCCCTGGTTTGGCTGGGATTGTCCCAGTTTTAACACTGAAATTTCCACTCCTGGGAGCACTGGAAGTTCAGTCTTGGGAAAACAGGAATGGTTGGTCACCCTATCAAGGCAGCTGACCCAGAGCAGATGGAGAAGGTGTCAGACCTGAGAGAAGAAGCTGGGCTTCCAATAACCTTTCCCAGCTGGATGGACCAGCCAGGCCCTGTATCTACTCAGCCCCTCATTCCTGGTTCCCAGCCAAGTCCTGGTTAAGCAGAGGTCAAGGGTGACACCTAGAGGTTATGTTAAAAACTGCAgtatgggagcgcctgggtggcagtcagttaaggactcttgatttctgctcaggtcccaagctcatggtttgtgagtttgagccctacatccagcgctgtgctgacagtgcagagcctgcttgggattctctctctctttgctctctctcttcccctctcacgcactctctcaaaacaaataaataaacttaaaaaaaaaaagaaaacaaccctgTAGTCTGATAATCACCCATCAGCCCCTTGAGGCCttagtttgttcatttataaatattgagGCACTGGACATAAGTCTTGGGGGTCTTGGAAGACATCCTCAAACAAGTTAAATTTAAGCTGATATCTACTGATTGATAAGTTGTTAGCCAGGTACAAGGCAGGtgggaaagaaaatgtattctagGCAGGAAGGAACAGCAAAGACAAAGCTCTGAGTGGGAAGAAGCATGACACTTTCAAGAAACTACAGTATGGAGGAGGGGATAGTGGTGACAACAAAAGTTGGAAAGGTTGTCAGGGGTTAATCAGCTAGGggaaatttttttgtctttacccCAAGTGCAAGCAGAACTTAGTGAAGGTTTTTAAGCAGGACAGTAACATAATCAGATCTACATTTTTCAATGCTAACTCTGGCTACCGGGTGGAGACTTGTTAGGACAGTAGTAAACCTAAAGCCAGGGAGGCAATTAGTAGTGTCCAGGTGGTGTGGCAACAGTGAGACCTTGCACTTGGGTGGTACAGGGGTATGAAGAGGGAGGTGATGGTTGGAGAAATGTTATGGAAATAGAATGGGCAGGGATATGGTGATTGACTGGAGGTGAGGGGTGAGTAACAGCAAGGTTAAAAAATGATGTAGTTTCTGAATAGGACCACTGGAAAGCAATGGGACAGCTGCTGAGATGGGAGCATAAGAAGGAGGACAGTGTTGAGCATGTTGAATCCAAATCAAGCCAGCAAATAAGCAGTTGAAGAAAGATTAGGAAGGGAGACATAAATGCAGGGATCATCTGGAAGGAGATGGTAACCAAAGCCCTGAGGaacaccaacatttaaaaatgagcataggaaaccaatttgacaataaatttcatatattgaaaaaaataaaaaataaataaaataaaataaaaatgagcatagGAGAGATAATGAGACCAAAGGAAAACCAGGTGAGTATGATGTTATAAAAGCCAGGGCAAGAGTATTTCAGAAAGAAGACAGGGGTCAGGTCAActgcaataaaatatttctgagaggCAGTAAGATGAGATCTGAAGATTGTCCATGGGACAACTGAAGATCATTGGTGACCTTAGATCCTTTTAAGGTGGAATGATGGACAGAAAgagtatatgatttcacttatatgaagcTCCTAGAGTGATCAAAAGTAGACTAGTGGTTCCAGGGGTTGGAggcaggggagagtggggagttatttactggggacagagtttcagctGGGGAATAGGTTAAGAGTTCCACAGATAGATGGTAGTGATGGctgtgttgcaggattttttacttTCAATACCCTGGGTTCGTGGTCTCACCCcttcgaagaatgaagaggtggacacaaaatgagcagcaggcaaaagtttattagagtataagaccaaaaaagaagaatagtatgaaagctctctttacagagagaagacattcgaaagtgaatgccaGAGATGATAGGCAAGGgcctttgttttataaggttctggtcagcacccccttcccttccctcttgttCCTTCTCAGATTCTACCTTTATTGGCTAGGTAACTCTAAAGGCCTAGTCattcctttttgatcagctcatttccattgtatgaggtgTGGTCTTAGGCCATACCATCTACTACTTCTTTTaagtcaggtcttttgtcaaattcctgagggaaacctgagggggaggtaatatctgttacattcttaagaggaaccttatgcctgaGAGGGTTTGCTGTGGTcggacactcccagcattgttccaaagtatgttcttttctcttttctcctcaggtcctaatctttccctctctgcctactgattCCTAAGGTTTCCTATCATAGCTGCACagtatgaatgtatttttttcttttaagatttaatttgtagctaatctctacacccaatgtggggcttgaacccacaatcagCAGATCAAGAGTCTCCTGTTCCaccgagtgagccagccaggtgctccacaatatgaatgtacttaataccacaaactgtacacttaaaaatagttaacacAGTAAATATTaccatgttatgtgtattttactacacacacatacatacatacacaaaattcaCCTTCTCTGTAAGGTCTGCCAGGTCACCGCTTGTAAAAAGACAAGCACTCCTTAGACTGGAAGAGAAGTGGAATCAGGTAGAGGCAGGGCGAGAAAGGCGGGAACTTCCGGGCCCGCCTCCTCCAGGGGAAGGGGCTTGAGATAGGCGGGTTAAGCTGAGACCAAGGGTGACACCTAGAGGTCACGTTAAAAACAGCAGCTGATAGTCACCCACGTGGCCCTAGAGTGGAGGGGAATGGCGGGGTGGGACCAGAGACGCGCGAGTTCAAGCACCCACCTTTTTAGgctgggagagaagagacaggacAGGGTGGGGGTCAGGATTTTTAAGGAAGAGAGTGCACCTCCTCTAGCCCCGGGGCTTAAGCTGACTGACAGCTGCAGGAGGGGCGTGGCTCCGCCGGTTTGGCTCCAGGTCCACAGTCCCCACCTCCACCTACGCTGCCCTGGCCACTGTGGAAGGCAGATGTGGCAGAAGGCCTCCTGCAGCGCCATCGCCTCACCCCCTTAGACCTGCGTACTCTCCAGAGCCCACCCCTGGCATCCTTATCCCCAGGAGAAAGACAACGGCGGCCAGGCACGGAGGACCCATCAGGCGAAAGTTCCGCAGGGACTGCTAGGAAACAGGAGTCCTACGTTGGTCACGGCTCAGATGCCAGCAGGGCTGCAGGAATTGGAGTCTGGCCTGGAGGGAGACCAACATCAATGACCACCTGTACCCCACCGCGCTGGCTTCCTAAGCGCTGAATCTGTGCCCAGGGCCAAGGTCAAGCACAGTGCCCTTGTAAGGCAACTATGCCCTAACCAAGATCACCCTTTCTTTAAAACAGCCCCACTTGGCCTTCAGAAATCTACCCTCTCCCTCAAGAGCAAATGGGAAATGATGGGTCAGGGGTCCTGTTTCTGCTCTGTCCATCCACACATAGAGTCCTTGAGAGGAAACCCCTTTGGCTGGACCAAAGGCCTGGGGGCACTAGAGCTGCTCACCTGGGGCCCTGACCATGATAGTCTATTCTCTCTTGGGGCCCTGACCATGATAGTGGGGGCAAAAGATAGCCTATTCTGCCCCAGCTCTCACGGAGCACTATTCCCAGGGACCTTCCCCCAGAATCCACAGCAAAGCCAGGACCTTCATAGTGCCTTCCCAGTGCTCAAGCCTAGGGAGAGAGGAGTAGTCCTAATGTGGCTGTTATTCTGGGACCTACTGCAGCCCCCTCTCCTTGTGACATGTGTCCCTACCCAGCCCACTTTGTTTGCTCTGCTCCCACATAACAGGCCCAGGCTCACAGGTTAAATCCTAGATCCTTTGCCAGGCTGCAGCATATTCTACCTTaatcacaacaaccctatgaagtaggtactattattattcccatttttacagaggagaaaactaaggctcagagaaggttaGCAACTTGCCCCAAGTCATACAACTACTAAATATTGGAGGTAGTTTTCaagcccaggtctgtctggcttTTGGAACCCATGTTCTAAATTTACTAGTCCACAGAATAACACCAAGTGCCTTTTACCACCACTGATCAGCTTCTGGGTACTGCCTTCCTGGCTGCAAGCCTGAACACCCTGCCAGACCTCTTTTTCTCAGCCCTATCCCTCCATCACAGCCTTCTTCCTCTTGCCAATGAAACTCAATGGTATTACATCAGGCTCCCTGACAATCTCCTTTGCAATGCTTTGAACCATAGTATCCATACCAAATGTCTCCCCAATTTTATGCTCTATTGCTCCTCTAAGGGTTTGGCTCATGTTCCTCACtgatttgactttttcttttcttttctttccttttcttttctctctttctttcttcatattttaggttctacatccaatgtggggcttgaactcaccaccccaagatcaagagccacatgctatactgactgagccagccaggtgcccctcctcactGACCTTTTGCTTATCTTTACCCTTCTTGGAGTGCCCTTCCCAAACCCTCCAAGAGCCACTAGCTCAATTCAGGGTCTCACACAATTCTTACACAATTCTCACAAATCTCACACAATTCTGGGTCTTAAGGCCAGAAACACTCACAGAAAACTTCTCTGGCCCAGTACCCAGTCAGGAAGGTGCAAAGAGCAAGGAGGGCTTGAGTTCTAGTCCAAATAGGGTCAGGACCTGGAGAAAGGACACCAGTGCAGCTGTTTCTTTCAGATCCTGAGCCACCAGATTTTTCTCCAAATCTTTCTTGCAACAGGGGATAAAAGATTGTTGAAAGAGAAGTGGGGCTGAAGAAAGAGATAGGTGCAGTTGAGAAATtatcagagagaaagaagagagtttTGTAGAAGCTATATAAATGACCTATCTTTGTACAACATGTTTCTCTGGACCAATTTGGGGAAGGTAAGAAAATCTgtaacttaaaacatttaatatatattttttaacgttttaaagGAACATCAAGACTTAAAGGCAAAGTTCTctaggactctttttttttttttaatgtgaggcttgaattcataaccctgagatcaggacctggatacttagctgactgagccacccaggtgccccctctagACTTTTTAAGGTAAAACTGGTAGAAATGACACTGGTAAGAAATTCAGGGCTtcgggagggggtgggaggtggtagGGAGACGGGGAAGGATTCTGGCTTCTCCCCCAGCTAGGGCTTGTTCCCTTTGCTCTGGGTTTAAAGGATGAGAGAGCCCAGCGTCCAGCACCGAATGAAGGCAGCTATTGTGATCTCCGGGGGCGGAGAAGGGAGGCTCAGTGCCAAAGGGTGTGGCCCAGCCAGAGGCTCTGGGAAAGAGCAGCCTTGCGTCCCTACAGTACCCTCGGCGACTGCGTCTGGGCGGGAGGGGAAAAGTCTGCAGAGTCCCGGGCtccgccccctccctcctgctccgcCCTAGCTCTGGCTCCACGTGGTTTTCACCAAGCGCAGCGCAGACCGGGTGGTCGCAAGGCAGACCCGGATTGCAGAGGGCGTGGCAGGGAGAACCGCAAGCCCCTAAGGGGGTCGGGTCTGTGACTTCTCCCCGGAAAAGAGCGAGGAACGCGCTCTGCGGGAAAAACTGGACTCCACAGGCTTCCGACGACAAGCCTGGGACGAAGAGTCCGGGAGTTCTCAAGGACAGGTGAACGGCCCCAGGAGAAGGACAGGCAGGGTCACCATCTGGACCGCCATGGCCGCGTCCGCCCGTCGTCTGTGCCACATCGCTTTCCACGTGCCCGCGGGGCAGCCCCTTGCCCAAGATCTGCAGCTTCTCTTCGGGTTCCAGCCCCTGGCGGTGCGGGAAGCAGACGGCTGGCGGCAGTTGGCCCTGCGCAGCGGCGACGCGGTCTTTTTGGTGAACGAGGGCGCTgggccccaggagcccctgtacgGCCTGGACCCACGTCATGCTGTGCCCAGCGCCACCAACCTGTGTTTCGACGTGGTGGATACGGGCGCTGCCGCCCGGGCGTTGGTTGCGCGGGGCTGCAGCGTGCCGGTGCCCCCTGTTAGCGTGAGGGATTCTCAGGGCACCGCCACCTATGCCGTGGTCAGATCACCTGTGGGCAACCTCAGCCTGACTCTGCTGGAGCGCGCCGGCTTCGGAGGGCCTTTCCTGCCGGGCTTCAGGCCTGTGCCCTGTGCAACCCGCCCAGGCTGGGTCAGCCACGTGGACCACCTGACCCTGGCCTGCACCTGTGGCAGCTCCCCCACATTGATGCGCTGGTTCCACGACTGCCTAGACTTTCGCCACCTGCCACTGAGCCCAGGTGAGGATCCGGAGCTGGGCCTCGAGGTGACAGCAGGATCTGGGCCAGGGGGACTGAAGCTCACCGCCCTGCAGACCACGCCAGGCAGCGCTGCCCCCACCCTTGTACTGGCTGAGTCCCTGCCAGGGGCTGCCAGTGGACAGGACCAGGTGGAGCAGTTCCTAGCCCGGCACAGGGGACCAGGACTGCAGCACGTGGGGCTGTACACGCCGAACATAATAGAAGCCACTGAACGGGTAGCAGTGGCGGGGGGCCAGCTCCTGGCTCCTCCTGAGGCATACTACCAGCAGCCGGGCAAGGAAAGGCAAATCCTAGCTGCTGGGCATGAGCCTAGCCAGCTAGCCCGACAGGGGATCCTGCTAGATGGCGATGAAGGCAAGTTTCTGCTTCAAGTCTTCACCAAGTCTCTCTTTCCAGAGGACACCTTCTTCTTGGAGCTGATTCAGAGGCAGGGGGCGACAGGCTTTGGCCAGGGCAACATCCGGGCCCTGTGGCAGTCGGTGCAGGAGGAGCAAGCCTCCAGGAATCAAGAAACCTGAGAAGGGTTGGGGCTGGGTTCACCCTCCTGTCCTGGAGCACAGGGCCTATTGCAACGGAGAAACACCCATGGAGGCTTGGAGTGGAGAGGGCTTTGTCCCCAGGGCCATACCTGCCAGAACTTGAATCTCTCACTGGGGTGCCAAAGAggtgggattttattttttcttttaaactatgaAATATTCTTACATAGTCTATAACTAATATATATGCAAGATATAAAGAATAAAGGAATTACGTAATTAGGAAACAGAATATATCAATACTTTTGAACCTTCCTTGTGACCTCTGATCCCATTTCCCTTCACCCCACCCCTAATTTTATTAACTCCCTGATTTTCTATATTGTTTCACTACATATGAAACAATACAGATATAAATTTAGTATTTGAGGTAGGAATTTATGACAGAACAAATCCTCCCCTGtgtttcccttctccccagggaGCAGCCTCTGCAGGTGGGGAAGGGTTGGGTCAGGGCTGAGCCCAACCACCTGCTCTAAGACAATACCACTACTCCAGTCAGAGCTGACCAAAGACCTGGACCAAGGGTGTTGGGTGTCAGCCACTGGCAGGGGCCCCCTAAAGctgccttctccttctctcttggagGTTAGGGGAGGACAGATCACTTTGGACAGAATGCCCACCTCCACTGCCCAGGGCTGGCTGGGAGCTTGGCCAGAAGTCAGCACCAAGCAGGACTTTACCACTTTCTGGGATCCTCAGAGGGAAAGAATGAGAGGACTAGGAGGAGGGCAGGAAGTCTCCAAAATGACTACAAAAATAAGCACTTTATGAAACAACAGGATTCTCAAGAAGTAGGGGCTCCAGCGGTGTCACTGCGCCATACTGTTGAGGCTGGATACATCAGTGGGGTGGTGGGGCCGAAAGAAACTATCCAGGACTTGCTGGCCTGGGCTGGGCTTTCTCTGCGTGGATGGAGCAGACACCTGGGATCTTTTGGAACCCTGTGCAGAAGCCAAAAGAAGGAGGTACTAAGGGGGCAACAGAGTCCTCTCCTTCCACTCCTCTCCCCATTGCAGTGATAGAGCTCAGTGGTTGTAAAGCTTCCAACCTCTTCTATCAACTCTATATGGCAGCCCAAGGTAGTCTTCCTAAGATACAAACCTCACTCCTCTCCACCAAAAATGCCTTAGTGGCCTGGTGTTCATGGCCCTGACTGGCCTGCACAGACCCTGCTATGCTTACAGCTCCTTGAGCACTGCAGACTGCATTGTGGCACCTTTGCTCATGCTACTCTTGGGCCTGGAAAGAACATTCTTACTGCTGATTCCCCTCCCAGACCTGGAGAAAATGATTCATTTCTTGAACCCAGATTACCAGCTGCATCTTCTAAGCAGCCTTTCCTGATCCTTGCCTCCCAGATAGAACTGAAAGCTCTCCACCTTATAAACCACAAAACTTGGTACAAGCATTTCACATACCTGTGACCCTGTTGTTAACATCATTTGTTCTTATTCCCTTTCCACCCTGGACCCTAGACTGTAAGGTTTCAAGATAAGAACTGTTCCTCTCCCTATGGTGAAGCCTGGTGTGGATAATGTTCATCCACAACTGAACTGAAAACCTGTGTGTCATTTAACTCAACTGAAAACCTGTGGATTCGGGCCCGGGGAGAGATGCCTGGGTGAGGGCCAAGAGACTCACCTTGCAGGTCCCCGGCCGCTGGCCCTCATACACACGGAACACCTAGCcaaggacagagggggagagtGCAGGACTGGCATCTTTCCCCAGAAGAGCCAGACCCCTTTGTTCTCTCAACTTCATGCCCTAGTACATCTGTTTAAAATATGGTTTTTTCCTTTTACACAGTAATAGGTTCACATAGAACATATAGGAAGCACAAAAAGGTACAACGAAGACAACACAGGTAGTGCCTTTTTCATGGCGGTGGAGACAGCTGCGGTGTGAAACTCCTCCCGGGTCAGCCAGCGAGCTCCAGGTGGTGTGGTGGTCACTGGGATCTGCCCTTCCAGGGCCAAACCATATACTTGATATGTCAGCTTGATGTGAGAGAAGGTGTGGACCACCTGAAGGGAGGGTCAAGGGACTGAAACAGGCCTGTGGATATGTCCACAAAGCCATCACTCCTGCTCCTTCCACTGGTCACTCACCTGCCCAAAGTGCTGGAGGTGGGTGGCTGGGAGGGGCCCAACCCAACTCTGTAGTTCCCGCAGCAGGGCCTCACGCTGACATTGCCCTGAGGGCTCTGCAGTCACAGATGGGAACTCCCACAGTCCTGCCAGCAGACCTGAGAGGAAGGACAGCCAGGTGTGGTTGGGCCTTAGCTGCTGACTCCTCCATTTCTTCCGTGTTGCTCATGCCACTGCCCTCCACTCCGAGGATCCAGGTACCTGACTTAGGCCTCTGCACCAGCAAAATTCGAGCACCCCCAAGGGCCCTGGGCTGCTCCAGAACACAGGTGGCAGAGCACTCCTCCCTGGGGGGCCTCCGGCTGGCCTTTCTGGGAAAGTTGGCCACTCCCAGGGTCTGGTCCCAGGGCTCTGTGGGAGGCGCACACAGCTGGCACTGTCCAGCGCTGGGAGCTGGGAAGAGAGATCCCAAAGACCCACTCAGGCTTAGGTGAACTTAGATGCCAACCCCAGAGAGCCGGCCGTGGCCCAGCTCTGCAGAATCTTATTCAAGTTGTAGGATTAACTAGAATGATGCTTCCACAAGCAGCTCCATGACAGTGCAGTGAAGGGCTGGGGCTGGTACTTACCACACTCCTCCACATCAGGACTGCCTGGCAGGCTCTGTGAGGCTACAAGCTGTTCCCGCTCCACCTAAGAGGCATAAGGCAAGGTGTCATAGGGAAGGGGGTCACCCTCTAGGacccctgcctgccccttccccagatgGCTCACCCTCTGGTGTGCCCGGCACACGCTCTGCACAGGGCACTGGCTGCAGCGTGGGTGCTGTGGGGTGCATACTGTGGCCCCCAGCTCCATGGCTGCTTGGTTAAAGTCCCCTGGCCGGGCTGGGTCTACCAGCTGCTGGGCTAAGCTCCTACAAGGAAACATTACTGTAAGCCAAAGACACTTTGGAGACACCCTTCCCAGTCTCCCCTATTACCCCAATATCCTACCAGAGCTGCTGGGAGACAAAGGTGCTTCCGGAATCAGCACCAATGGCTCGGACACGGCACAGCACCCGTACTACATTCCCATCTACCACACCAgttgcctggcacagaggaatcCAGAAGTCAGCCTGGTctgggaggaaggtgggtgggcaCACACAAAGTAGGGGTGGGCTATGGACTCACCTGACCAAAGGCAATGGAAGCAATAGCTCCAGCTGTGTACCGCCCCACGCCAGGCAGAAGCTTCTGCAGAGTCTCTGCTGTATGTGGCACATGGCCCCCTAGCTCTTCTACCACCTGATTGGGGTGGGAAGGCTCAAGGTTATGTGCTACCTGAGGCCCTGGGGCtcaccctccctgtctcccccttaCCTTCTGGGCTCCCTCCTGCAGCCGCCGGCCTCGAGAATAGTAGCCCAGGCCAGCCCAGAGCTGGTTCACCTCCTGTGGGTAGAGTCAGAGAGATCAGTGGTCAGTCCTCAGTTGTCCCCATTCCCCCTACCTTAGGGTGGCACTCACCTCCAGGGATGCACTGGCCAGGTCCTGCAGCGTTGGCCACTTCTAGAGCCCGAAGGTGATCAAAAGGAAGTAAGGTCAAGGGTGAGAGAGGTGAAGGAAGCCTTCTTTACCCCCACCCCAAAGGCTAGGCTTTCTCTGGGGTCTGGCTCAAtgaccctccccttctttccctgAAGTCACCTGCATCCATCGGGTATAATAGTCGATCACCGTGGCAACCTGGGTCTGCTGCAGCATGACCTCTGAGACCCAcactgggggagaggggttggCATGAGGGCACTGCTGAGAtgccctgctcccagcccacagCCCCTACACCCCAGACCAGTGGGCATCCAGGCAAAGCAGCCCTGTTCTCAGGAGATGCACTCACCAGCATACGCCCGCCTGTCAGGGTCCATCTCACCCTCTGCCTGCCAATGCAATCCCAGACAAGGAGTTAGTGTGGAGGGGGCCTGGCACTAACCCCCCACTCCACTGTCCCTGCCCCCTAGCCTGCTTACCCGCCTTCTCCAGGGCAGGTCCCGTTTCTCTCGGTCGTACCAGCTCAGAAGGTTCTCCCGAAAGACTGTGACCTCGGCTGTGTCTCTGAATAGATGGTATGGGGAGACAGAGGCCCGTAATACCACCTCCTTCTGCCGCCTGGCCAAGCCTGCTGGGGCCTCAGGAAACTTAGGCATAGTTCCTGCACGGACAGTGCACCAGGTACCCAGGGCACTGTAGTCTGGCTGCTCCACCTTAGTGCTTCCCCCAAACCCTTGCTTAAGCTTTGAACCTGGAGTCAAACCAAAATGCTGTGTATGTAACCTTAACCAAATTTCTAGCCTTAACTTTCCTAGGGTGGTAGTGCTGGCTCCTTTGTCTCTGGGTCACGATGAAAATCCAACAGTTTCAGCCAAGCATAATGTGTACCTGTTCAGGACTTTCCCATTTACAAAACACTTTCAGGCTCATAAACTCATCTGATCCCACAAAAGccacaggaggaaggaaatacaCAAGCTACCACTCCATGTCACTGGTAAGAAAGCAGCCACTCAGAGAAATCATCCCAAAGTTACACAGCAAAGTCAGAATTAGATCGTAATTAGTCCCTTGAAGCCTTGATGCACAACCACGCTGTCTTCCCAGCCTGAATCGACCTTTCTTTCATGGCCAACGAAACCAACCCCTTCACCTTTGACTCAGACCAAGCTCCTCACCATCAGGGGTAGAAGGCTTGACCTGGCTGCTGCTAAGGAcctgcttctcccttccctcatggCCAGACGCCTGATTCTGGCGACAACTCCTCACAGCGGTTTGTGGCTTCTTCATGATGGCCTAGAAGAGAAAGGCCCAAAGTAGTCTGTCACAATGAGGTTGAATCTTGGGGCCCTTCAGTGAGTATAGCCACTTTCTCTACAGCACTTATTATAGAGTGTCTAGCTTTTCTTACTCTCCAGATGCTCATGGGGTTGCTCTTGGCTGGCTGTGGCACTGAGGTATGACCAGTAGGGCTGTTTTTGCAAGTGACTTCAGAGGGACCAACATTAGCATAGTCCTggagacacacacaaaagaagaggctggggctgggctgggggctgtaCAGGAGCACCTGTATGTGTGTCCCTGATGTTTactgtgactgtgtgtgtggaCAGGGCTTCTTTAGGTATGTCTAAG comes from the Acinonyx jubatus isolate Ajub_Pintada_27869175 chromosome C1, VMU_Ajub_asm_v1.0, whole genome shotgun sequence genome and includes:
- the MUTYH gene encoding adenine DNA glycosylase isoform X2, translated to MLLDIPKEALSTHTVTDYANVGPSEVTCKNSPTGHTSVPQPAKSNPMSIWRAIMKKPQTAVRSCRQNQASGHEGREKQVLSSSQVKPSTPDGLARRQKEVVLRASVSPYHLFRDTAEVTVFRENLLSWYDREKRDLPWRRRAEGEMDPDRRAYAVWVSEVMLQQTQVATVIDYYTRWMQKWPTLQDLASASLEEVNQLWAGLGYYSRGRRLQEGAQKVVEELGGHVPHTAETLQKLLPGVGRYTAGAIASIAFGQATGVVDGNVVRVLCRVRAIGADSGSTFVSQQLWSLAQQLVDPARPGDFNQAAMELGATVCTPQHPRCSQCPVQSVCRAHQRVEREQLVASQSLPGSPDVEECAPSAGQCQLCAPPTEPWDQTLGVANFPRKASRRPPREECSATCVLEQPRALGGARILLVQRPKSGLLAGLWEFPSVTAEPSGQCQREALLRELQSWVGPLPATHLQHFGQVVHTFSHIKLTYQVYGLALEGQIPVTTTPPGARWLTREEFHTAAVSTAMKKVFRVYEGQRPGTCKGSKRSQVSAPSTQRKPSPGQQVLDSFFRPHHPTDVSSLNSMAQ
- the MUTYH gene encoding adenine DNA glycosylase isoform X4; translation: MKKPQTAVRSCRQNQASGHEGREKQVLSSSQVKPSTPDGTMPKFPEAPAGLARRQKEVVLRASVSPYHLFRDTAEVTVFRENLLSWYDREKRDLPWRRRAEGEMDPDRRAYAVWVSEVMLQQTQVATVIDYYTRWMQKWPTLQDLASASLEEVNQLWAGLGYYSRGRRLQEGAQKVVEELGGHVPHTAETLQKLLPGVGRYTAGAIASIAFGQATGVVDGNVVRVLCRVRAIGADSGSTFVSQQLWSLAQQLVDPARPGDFNQAAMELGATVCTPQHPRCSQCPVQSVCRAHQRVEREQLVASQSLPGSPDVEECAPSAGQCQLCAPPTEPWDQTLGVANFPRKASRRPPREECSATCVLEQPRALGGARILLVQRPKSGLLAGLWEFPSVTAEPSGQCQREALLRELQSWVGPLPATHLQHFGQVVHTFSHIKLTYQVYGLALEGQIPVTTTPPGARWLTREEFHTAAVSTAMKKVFRVYEGQRPGTCKGSKRSQVSAPSTQRKPSPGQQVLDSFFRPHHPTDVSSLNSMAQ
- the MUTYH gene encoding adenine DNA glycosylase isoform X5, which produces MKKPQTAVRSCRQNQASGHEGREKQVLSSSQVKPSTPDGLARRQKEVVLRASVSPYHLFRDTAEVTVFRENLLSWYDREKRDLPWRRRAEGEMDPDRRAYAVWVSEVMLQQTQVATVIDYYTRWMQKWPTLQDLASASLEEVNQLWAGLGYYSRGRRLQEGAQKVVEELGGHVPHTAETLQKLLPGVGRYTAGAIASIAFGQATGVVDGNVVRVLCRVRAIGADSGSTFVSQQLWSLAQQLVDPARPGDFNQAAMELGATVCTPQHPRCSQCPVQSVCRAHQRVEREQLVASQSLPGSPDVEECAPSAGQCQLCAPPTEPWDQTLGVANFPRKASRRPPREECSATCVLEQPRALGGARILLVQRPKSGLLAGLWEFPSVTAEPSGQCQREALLRELQSWVGPLPATHLQHFGQVVHTFSHIKLTYQVYGLALEGQIPVTTTPPGARWLTREEFHTAAVSTAMKKVFRVYEGQRPGTCKGSKRSQVSAPSTQRKPSPGQQVLDSFFRPHHPTDVSSLNSMAQ
- the MUTYH gene encoding adenine DNA glycosylase isoform X3, with the protein product MSIWRAIMKKPQTAVRSCRQNQASGHEGREKQVLSSSQVKPSTPDGTMPKFPEAPAGLARRQKEVVLRASVSPYHLFRDTAEVTVFRENLLSWYDREKRDLPWRRRAEGEMDPDRRAYAVWVSEVMLQQTQVATVIDYYTRWMQKWPTLQDLASASLEEVNQLWAGLGYYSRGRRLQEGAQKVVEELGGHVPHTAETLQKLLPGVGRYTAGAIASIAFGQATGVVDGNVVRVLCRVRAIGADSGSTFVSQQLWSLAQQLVDPARPGDFNQAAMELGATVCTPQHPRCSQCPVQSVCRAHQRVEREQLVASQSLPGSPDVEECAPSAGQCQLCAPPTEPWDQTLGVANFPRKASRRPPREECSATCVLEQPRALGGARILLVQRPKSGLLAGLWEFPSVTAEPSGQCQREALLRELQSWVGPLPATHLQHFGQVVHTFSHIKLTYQVYGLALEGQIPVTTTPPGARWLTREEFHTAAVSTAMKKVFRVYEGQRPGTCKGSKRSQVSAPSTQRKPSPGQQVLDSFFRPHHPTDVSSLNSMAQ